One genomic segment of Sesamum indicum cultivar Zhongzhi No. 13 unplaced genomic scaffold, S_indicum_v1.0 scaffold00118, whole genome shotgun sequence includes these proteins:
- the LOC105178976 gene encoding uncharacterized protein LOC105178976, which yields MTPDEEGGETPCKIDVEYEWLPPKCTGCLTLGHSVKDCSMKKTQKHTKPPVKVYVPKTTVPPPPKPKEQQKKHEFVVEVDKVQKKNHGVEQEERETSSHKEKVWNVRGLNKRDHQLAVKELASKYRLHFIGILETRVRINNALNIQSFLLPHWKWFVDYASVGNRIWVAWDANILAREHSDEPWLVGGDFNAVRDLSEVCGTSGDIRVAMEEFNTCLQNTALLPLPMQGEWYTWHNRSAGPRTMWKRLDRILTNDTWTMRFPSVFYQCLTPRTSDHSPMVINGDNQQRFGGMFRFDNFLTLSPDFIPTVQSIWQHQIMGVPMFSVTRKLKALKPLLREKRRKKGDISHNVELAREFLEQAQILVSSHRQDELFLLLEHCSRLVYAKAAELEKIMLQQRAKMEWMKGGDQCSRVFFRKIAQRRTARRILQINDAQGITITEPNAIILEFISYYQSLLGGDRRQRVMDLRFLRPWARHIITTEEAGHLLEPFSAEDIKKAIFDIGEAHHQYILPMPARIFCLPYLEGEKPKTV from the exons atgacgcCAGATGAGGAGGGTGGGGAAACCCCATGCAAGATTGATGttgagtatgaatggctcccCCCTAAATGTACAGGATGCCTAACACTGGGTCACTCGGTTAAGGATTGCTCGATGAAAAAAACTCAGAAACATACAAAGCCGCCGGTTAAAGTGTATGTACCTAAAACCACTGTCCCTCCTCCACCTAAACCCAAGGAGCAACAAAAGAAACATGAGTTTGTAGTTGAGGTGGATAaagtacaaaagaaaaatcatggTGTTGAACAGGAAGAACGAGAAACGTCATCACATAAAGAGAAAG TATGGAACGTCCGGGGGCTGAATaaaagagaccatcagctTGCAGTAAAGGAGCTAGCCTCGAAATACAGGTTACATTTTATTGGCATATTAGAAACCCGTGTTCGTATCAATAATGCTTTGAATATTCAGTCgtttttgcttcctcattggaaatggtttgttgattatgcatcTGTGGGTAACCGTATTTGGGTAGCGTGGGATGCAAATATATTGGCACGTGAACACTCGGACGAGCCCTGGCTGGTAGGGGGGGACTTCAATGCAGTCAGGGATCTCAGTGAGGTCTGTGGTACGTCGGGAGATATAAGGGTGGCGATGGAGGAATTTAATACGTGCCTACAGAATACTGCGCTTTTACCATTACCGATGCAGGGtgaatggtacacatggcataaTCGAAGTGCTGGTCCTCGCACCATGTGGAAGCGACTTGATCGTATACTAACCAATGATACATGGACTATGCGGTTTCCATCAGTGTTCTATCAATGCCTCACACCACGGACATCGGATCACTCGCCGATGGTGATTAATGGGGATAATCAGCAGCGatttggaggtatgttccggTTTGACAACTTCCTTACTCTCTCACCAGATTTTATTCCTACCGTGCAGAGTATATGGCAACATCAAATAATGGGAGTGCCTATGTTCTCAGTCACCCGCAAGCTCAAGGCACTCAAACCTCTTTTGCGagaaaagaggagaaaaaaagGGGATATCTCCCATAATGTTGAGCTGGCAAGGGAGTTCCTGGAGCAGGCCCAGATATTGGTAAGCTCGCACAGACAGGATGAGCTATTTCTTCTGTTGGAGCACTGCAGTCGGCTTGTGTATGCAAAGGCGGCCGAATTGGAGAAGATCATGCTACAGCAGAGGGCAAAGATGGAATGGATGAAGGGTGGTGATCAGTGTTCCAGAgtattctttcgtaaaattgcccaAAGACGGACAGCTAGACGAATcttgcaaattaatgatgcCCAAGGAATTACAATCACGGAACCAAATGCAATCATACTTGAATTTATCTCCTACTATCAATCCTTGCTAGGGGGAGACAGGCGTCAGAGGGTGATGGACCTTCGGTTTCTTAGGCCTTGGGCGAGGCATATCATAACAACTGAGGAGGCAGGCCACCTACTGGAACCATTCAGTGCAGAGGATATAAAAAAAGCTATTTTCGACATCGGCGaagcacatcatcaatatatccTACCGATGCCTGCTAGGATCTTTTGTTtaccatatttggagggagagaaacctAAGACGGTTTGA